The proteins below are encoded in one region of Rhodospirillaceae bacterium:
- a CDS encoding D-fructose-6-phosphate amidotransferase — translation MSAYVIAQIDITDPDLFKKYGEQVAAVVKRYGGRYIVRGGSMDNLEGALARTRLVVIEFDSQEAARRWYTSAEYAPLIELRQKASEGEVVIVEGVG, via the coding sequence ATGTCAGCATATGTTATAGCCCAGATTGACATAACTGATCCTGATCTTTTTAAGAAATATGGAGAACAAGTTGCGGCTGTAGTTAAGCGTTATGGTGGCCGCTACATTGTTCGTGGTGGGTCAATGGATAATCTGGAAGGAGCCCTTGCCCGAACTCGTTTAGTTGTGATCGAGTTTGATTCCCAAGAAGCTGCAAGACGTTGGTATACCTCGGCCGAATATGCACCTCTGATAGAGTTGCGTCAGAAAGCGTCTGAAGGAGAGGTGGTTATTGTGGAGGGGGTCGGGTAG
- a CDS encoding 2,4-dichlorophenoxyacetate dioxygenase — protein MTIEIKRLHPHFFAEVSGVDLTKKLSAQILARIQEAFAQHAVLLFRNQAFDDLSQISFTSQIGPLERNIGGKFGNGHPEISKLSNVGSDGKTFEKGSDGAEFLNGNSTWHTDSSFKVVPALGSALSARAVPPKGGETQYCDMRAAYDVLDEETKTLIEKSTAVHSYLYSSGKISANILTDQEKEELPPVQHPMVRVHPQTTRRAIYAGRHASHILGMPEEEGRSLIAKLNDFATQPEFVHTHKWQVNDLVMWDNRMVMHRGRPYEARYKRVMHRTTIAGDSPGNPWVVQDKVA, from the coding sequence ATGACTATAGAGATAAAGCGCTTACATCCTCATTTTTTTGCCGAAGTTTCGGGGGTCGATTTAACAAAAAAATTAAGCGCTCAAATACTTGCAAGGATCCAAGAGGCCTTTGCTCAGCATGCTGTCCTCCTTTTCCGAAATCAGGCGTTCGACGATTTATCACAAATTTCTTTTACGTCGCAGATAGGACCATTGGAACGAAATATAGGTGGGAAATTTGGAAATGGACATCCCGAAATATCCAAACTTTCTAATGTTGGTTCGGATGGGAAGACGTTTGAGAAAGGAAGTGATGGGGCAGAATTTCTGAATGGAAACAGCACCTGGCATACCGATAGCTCATTTAAGGTTGTTCCAGCGCTGGGTTCAGCTTTATCCGCGAGGGCGGTACCTCCAAAGGGCGGCGAAACACAATATTGCGACATGAGAGCGGCCTACGACGTACTAGACGAAGAAACGAAAACTCTTATAGAAAAATCAACTGCGGTACACAGCTACCTGTATTCAAGCGGGAAGATAAGTGCTAACATTCTAACCGACCAAGAAAAAGAAGAACTTCCCCCCGTACAACACCCCATGGTACGGGTACATCCACAAACAACACGGAGAGCTATTTATGCCGGAAGGCACGCATCACACATCCTTGGTATGCCGGAGGAAGAAGGGCGATCTCTAATCGCTAAACTTAATGACTTCGCCACGCAGCCTGAATTTGTTCATACTCATAAATGGCAGGTGAATGACTTGGTAATGTGGGATAATCGTATGGTCATGCATAGGGGGCGCCCGTATGAAGCAAGGTATAAACGTGTAATGCACAGGACAACGATTGCTGGCGACTCCCCTGGTAACCCCTGGGTTGTGCAGGATAAAGTCGCCTAA
- the asnB gene encoding asparagine synthase (glutamine-hydrolyzing), whose amino-acid sequence MCGIAGMMMREGLKPSVIQLEIMSSALEHRGPDSEGKVLFDNVGLAHRRLSIIDLETGQQPMCDNGENYLIGNAEIYNYREIISEMNNVKLKSKSDCEPPLHLYARYGLDFVNRLRGMYAFAIYDKQRARLVLARDPFGIKPLYFVEDSEGFFFASELQALLKAGCAERRISKVLVSRLLNKQFVPGVETIFPKVKRVSPGEIIVVEKGKIVERRQNHALPTSPILVSSLSELERDLDRELAESIEFHQRSDVPYGLFFSGGIDSACILAEMVRRKDHPVITYTAGFDASSVTDETKHARNISESVGASYSEVRITCDDFWRELPNIAAALDDPCADYAIVPTYILARHAAKDVKVVLSGEGGDELFGGYGRYRRELRPRWLGGRGSPKSFFNRLGVLIEGVDFSFSEEFNEGPFSTNLQRIQARDFANWLPNDLLLKLDRCLMAHGLEGRTPFLDPVLADFAFRLPDEAKLQRGLGKWLLRKWLSRRLPRAGAFSKKKGFTVPVREWMAAGGNNLGELVAAQPGVKEICRPGTIVPLFKNPGKRAGQAAWILLFFALWHRKHVLNLSPDGGDVFECLSSSALS is encoded by the coding sequence ATGTGTGGAATAGCTGGAATGATGATGAGGGAAGGTCTCAAGCCATCTGTAATTCAGTTGGAAATCATGTCTTCGGCTCTTGAGCACAGGGGGCCCGATTCCGAGGGAAAAGTTTTGTTCGATAATGTAGGGCTAGCCCATAGGCGTCTTTCCATAATTGACCTAGAAACTGGACAGCAACCGATGTGTGATAATGGAGAGAACTACTTAATTGGTAACGCCGAAATATACAATTATCGTGAGATAATCTCTGAGATGAATAACGTGAAGTTAAAGTCTAAGTCTGATTGCGAGCCTCCCTTGCATCTCTATGCACGATATGGTCTCGACTTTGTTAATCGTTTGCGAGGGATGTATGCTTTTGCGATTTACGATAAGCAAAGGGCGAGATTGGTCTTAGCGAGGGATCCTTTTGGTATAAAGCCTTTGTACTTTGTGGAAGATAGCGAAGGGTTCTTTTTCGCCTCTGAACTGCAGGCATTGCTAAAGGCTGGATGTGCGGAAAGAAGGATATCCAAAGTTCTGGTTTCTAGGCTCTTGAATAAACAATTTGTGCCTGGGGTGGAAACCATATTTCCAAAAGTTAAAAGGGTGTCTCCAGGAGAAATCATAGTGGTCGAAAAAGGGAAGATTGTCGAGCGTCGCCAAAACCATGCTCTGCCAACTTCTCCGATTTTAGTTTCTTCGTTGAGCGAGTTAGAGCGGGATCTTGACCGAGAGCTTGCAGAGAGCATTGAATTCCATCAGCGATCCGATGTGCCGTATGGGTTATTTTTTTCAGGAGGTATAGACAGTGCCTGCATTTTAGCTGAGATGGTGCGGCGAAAGGACCATCCGGTCATCACTTACACGGCTGGATTTGATGCTAGTTCGGTGACTGATGAGACCAAACATGCCCGAAATATTTCTGAATCGGTGGGTGCTTCCTATTCGGAAGTTAGAATAACGTGTGATGATTTTTGGAGAGAATTACCAAACATTGCGGCCGCTTTGGACGATCCGTGTGCGGATTATGCGATTGTTCCTACATATATTCTGGCGCGTCATGCTGCGAAAGATGTCAAGGTTGTGTTATCGGGGGAGGGTGGAGATGAATTATTTGGTGGCTATGGTCGGTATAGACGAGAATTAAGACCCCGTTGGTTGGGGGGACGTGGGTCCCCTAAATCATTCTTCAATAGGCTAGGTGTACTTATAGAAGGGGTAGATTTTTCATTCTCCGAGGAGTTCAATGAGGGCCCTTTCTCCACAAATCTCCAGAGAATTCAGGCTCGAGATTTTGCAAATTGGTTGCCCAATGACCTTTTGTTGAAATTAGACCGGTGTCTGATGGCGCACGGTTTGGAGGGAAGAACGCCATTCCTAGATCCGGTGCTGGCCGATTTTGCCTTTAGGCTTCCTGATGAGGCCAAACTTCAACGGGGCCTAGGGAAATGGCTTTTACGGAAGTGGCTATCTAGGCGCTTACCTCGGGCTGGGGCGTTTTCGAAGAAGAAGGGGTTCACTGTACCCGTTAGGGAATGGATGGCGGCCGGTGGTAATAATCTTGGCGAATTGGTAGCGGCTCAGCCAGGAGTGAAAGAGATATGTAGGCCAGGAACCATAGTGCCATTATTTAAGAATCCCGGGAAAAGGGCAGGGCAGGCGGCCTGGATATTGCTTTTCTTTGCACTTTGGCACCGGAAGCATGTTTTGAATCTCTCCCCTGATGGTGGCGATGTTTTTGAGTGTTTGAGCTCTAGTGCTCTGAGCTAA
- a CDS encoding amidohydrolase, with translation MPRWLSEREERLVEGAEVSDSPYPLPTQIVSNGEYLPPAQSPKQKMVEGRVAELADLNSKSLGLTRRQYLLTNCGLAAAFLAMNEVYGAEIFQVDATEARDPRLTKDRADKLASQFIFDAQTHFVRDDFPHEEITRLGNYSSQHWSLNPKQDPVKLKDYKFDNYVRELWFNSDTKMALLSGAPFDDPEWYLLSNEQIMDACSMVNNLSGSVRLRGHAVITPGQPGWLDTVDEAISHGNPDLVSWKTYTIGDPSGPSKWPWRLDDEKLMYPFYEKSLAAGINTICVHKGLMPPDYEQSFRGLWRYATAWDVEKAARDWPDMNFIFYHSALRPFLELPDQAWSEFERTGRIKWVTDLCEAAEAAGTGNVYGELGTSFANSAIAHPKFSAAFIGTLVAGLGPDHVLWGTDSVWYGSPQWQIEAMRRLEIPEDMREKYSLPELGGPNSNTKQAIFGINAARIYDVDVTMIQKDFEVDKMSELVRNHREFGEGPTNRRYGLVRRS, from the coding sequence ATGCCAAGGTGGCTTAGCGAGCGCGAGGAACGATTAGTAGAAGGTGCGGAAGTATCAGACTCTCCGTATCCCCTGCCTACCCAGATTGTATCTAATGGGGAGTATTTGCCTCCTGCGCAGAGTCCCAAACAAAAGATGGTTGAGGGACGGGTCGCCGAGTTGGCGGACCTAAATAGTAAAAGCTTAGGCTTAACTCGAAGGCAATATTTATTGACCAATTGCGGTTTAGCGGCTGCTTTCCTTGCCATGAACGAGGTTTACGGGGCGGAGATATTTCAGGTCGATGCTACTGAGGCGAGAGATCCAAGATTAACGAAAGATCGCGCTGACAAGTTGGCGAGTCAATTTATTTTTGACGCACAAACCCACTTTGTGAGAGATGATTTTCCACATGAAGAGATCACTCGCTTAGGGAATTATTCTTCGCAACATTGGAGTCTAAACCCAAAACAGGATCCCGTTAAGCTCAAAGATTACAAATTCGATAATTATGTTCGTGAACTATGGTTTAACAGTGACACTAAGATGGCATTGCTGTCTGGGGCGCCTTTTGATGATCCGGAGTGGTATTTACTCTCTAATGAACAGATAATGGATGCGTGCAGCATGGTGAATAACTTGTCTGGTAGTGTCCGGCTACGTGGACATGCGGTTATTACCCCAGGCCAGCCAGGCTGGCTGGATACCGTGGATGAAGCTATAAGCCATGGCAACCCAGATTTAGTGTCGTGGAAAACCTATACCATAGGGGATCCTTCTGGTCCCTCGAAATGGCCCTGGCGTTTGGATGACGAGAAACTTATGTACCCGTTTTACGAGAAATCTCTAGCGGCTGGAATAAACACGATATGTGTTCATAAAGGCTTAATGCCACCAGACTATGAACAATCATTCCGCGGTCTATGGCGGTACGCAACAGCTTGGGATGTGGAGAAGGCGGCGCGGGATTGGCCAGATATGAACTTTATTTTCTATCATTCGGCGTTGCGTCCGTTTCTTGAACTACCAGATCAAGCGTGGTCAGAGTTTGAACGGACTGGTCGTATAAAATGGGTCACGGATCTGTGCGAAGCGGCAGAGGCCGCCGGAACAGGCAATGTTTACGGCGAGCTTGGTACTTCCTTTGCTAACTCAGCCATTGCGCACCCTAAATTTTCTGCTGCATTTATCGGCACTTTAGTAGCCGGATTGGGGCCGGACCATGTGTTGTGGGGGACGGATTCGGTTTGGTACGGGTCACCCCAGTGGCAAATTGAGGCCATGAGGCGTCTTGAGATACCCGAGGACATGCGAGAGAAATATAGTCTTCCAGAATTGGGGGGGCCAAATAGTAATACGAAGCAGGCTATCTTCGGTATTAACGCGGCACGTATCTACGATGTCGATGTAACAATGATCCAGAAAGATTTCGAAGTAGATAAAATGTCTGAACTAGTACGTAATCATCGGGAATTTGGGGAAGGCCCTACAAACAGGCGCTATGGTCTGGTGCGAAGGTCCTAG
- a CDS encoding heat-shock protein codes for MHTFDLSPLFRTSVGFDRLNHLFDAALRVDEDASFPPYNIEKLDEESYRISIAIAGYGEDDVEVLVKENSLSVSGKIGKEKQGPSYLYRGIAGRSFVRRFQLADHIKVTNADLNNGLLNIDLVRELPEEMRPKRIAINTSKTLGSRKAA; via the coding sequence ATGCACACTTTCGATCTCTCACCACTTTTCAGAACATCCGTTGGATTTGATCGCCTAAACCACCTTTTCGATGCTGCACTTCGTGTTGACGAGGACGCGTCCTTCCCACCATATAATATAGAGAAATTGGATGAAGAAAGTTACCGAATCTCAATCGCCATAGCTGGATATGGCGAGGATGACGTCGAAGTACTTGTGAAGGAAAATTCTCTCTCTGTAAGCGGTAAAATAGGGAAAGAGAAACAGGGACCCTCCTACCTTTACAGGGGCATTGCGGGACGATCGTTTGTTCGTCGTTTCCAGTTAGCTGATCACATAAAAGTGACCAATGCGGACTTAAACAACGGCCTCTTGAATATTGATCTGGTCAGGGAGTTACCAGAAGAAATGAGGCCAAAGCGCATCGCGATAAACACTAGCAAGACCCTAGGCTCAAGAAAGGCTGCTTAG
- a CDS encoding bleomycin resistance protein, translated as MAKFNIIGTNHTSFTVSNLDTSIAFYTQTLGFPLLNRSFRDPGFTEKVVGIPGAEIEVAYIQAPNHKLELIQYHSPEDRRKLDARPCDSGFAHVAFDVDDIDSVVASVRQVAEPLSEPVVVNAGPNKGGKAVYTRDPDGITIEFIQKPD; from the coding sequence ATGGCGAAGTTTAATATTATTGGCACAAATCATACAAGTTTCACGGTTTCTAATCTGGATACTTCGATAGCATTTTATACCCAAACCCTAGGATTTCCGCTTCTCAACAGGTCTTTCAGAGACCCTGGTTTTACAGAAAAGGTGGTGGGTATTCCAGGGGCTGAAATTGAAGTGGCCTATATACAAGCTCCTAATCACAAACTGGAACTGATACAGTACCATTCTCCGGAAGATAGGCGAAAGTTGGATGCGAGGCCTTGTGACTCTGGTTTTGCCCATGTAGCCTTTGATGTGGATGATATAGACTCCGTGGTGGCGTCTGTGCGTCAGGTTGCGGAGCCGCTAAGTGAACCCGTAGTAGTGAATGCTGGCCCTAATAAAGGGGGTAAAGCTGTATATACCCGGGATCCTGACGGCATAACTATTGAATTTATACAAAAGCCGGATTAA
- a CDS encoding glycosyl transferase — MCGAETGGAEEFFVRLATAFVKTPICQKVVIRAYPDRVNELKAKGVDMELLPFGRRLDFRTPFTLRRIIREWQPDVVLSWMGRAAEVCSRSLTESGPVHVARLGGYYKLKYFEKCDHLIGNTMGMVGYIGKLGWPESATHYLPNFVSPEKSKEVDRATLATPQDVPLVLGLGRLHANKAFDVLLESMEMLPKHWLWIAGAGPEERSLRVRAKELGIEKRIRFLGWRRDVASLLASADVLVCPSRKEPLGNVIIESWAHEVPVVAAASAGPRELISHEKDGLLCEVNNPVAIADAVTRVDGDMGARLSVQGLRNYQENFSEEVVVKKYLRFFESVRR, encoded by the coding sequence ATGTGTGGGGCCGAAACGGGTGGGGCAGAAGAGTTTTTTGTTAGGCTTGCCACCGCATTTGTAAAAACGCCTATATGTCAAAAAGTAGTTATCAGGGCTTACCCCGATAGAGTTAATGAATTGAAAGCAAAGGGAGTGGATATGGAATTGCTTCCTTTTGGACGAAGGCTGGATTTTCGGACCCCGTTCACCTTGAGAAGAATAATTAGAGAATGGCAGCCGGATGTGGTGTTGAGCTGGATGGGCCGTGCGGCAGAGGTCTGCTCTAGGTCTTTGACAGAAAGTGGTCCAGTTCATGTGGCGCGGTTGGGGGGCTATTATAAGCTTAAATATTTTGAAAAATGTGATCACCTCATTGGTAACACTATGGGAATGGTTGGGTATATTGGTAAGCTAGGTTGGCCAGAAAGCGCTACGCATTATCTCCCAAATTTTGTATCTCCAGAAAAATCTAAGGAGGTAGACAGAGCTACCTTGGCCACTCCGCAGGATGTTCCCTTAGTTTTAGGTCTCGGTCGGCTTCATGCTAACAAAGCATTTGATGTGTTATTGGAATCCATGGAAATGTTGCCAAAACATTGGCTTTGGATAGCCGGAGCAGGGCCAGAGGAGAGGTCTCTACGTGTCCGGGCGAAAGAGCTTGGAATAGAAAAGCGGATTCGGTTTTTGGGATGGAGACGAGATGTTGCTTCTCTTCTAGCATCTGCAGACGTCTTGGTTTGCCCATCCAGAAAGGAACCCTTAGGGAACGTTATTATAGAATCCTGGGCCCATGAGGTACCAGTTGTGGCGGCTGCATCAGCTGGTCCAAGAGAACTTATTTCACATGAAAAGGATGGTTTATTATGTGAGGTCAATAATCCCGTAGCTATAGCCGATGCTGTAACTAGGGTTGATGGTGATATGGGTGCAAGGCTTTCGGTACAAGGGTTGCGAAACTACCAAGAAAATTTTTCTGAGGAGGTTGTTGTCAAAAAATATCTTCGGTTTTTTGAGTCGGTGAGACGGTGA
- a CDS encoding indolepyruvate ferredoxin oxidoreductase, producing the protein MERSFKKEVEQLRLGAGETFSGEGILAVTKALLQSGVSYIGGYQGSPISQLLDVMVDASDLLDELGVHLETPTGEAAAAAMLAASINYPMRGAVTWKSVVGTNVASDALSNIASAGVVGGALIVIGEDYGEGASIIQERSHAYAMKSSMCLLDPRPDLDSIVRSVERGFDLSEASNMPVMLQLRIRACHVTGNFVARNNREPLVSRKQVLQEPNFDFEKFCLPPSTYLQEKKKVESRLPAAEKFIVENKFNETFGPDSCDIGIITLGGHYNGVVRSLERLGLSDIYGNTKVPIYVMNVAYPTVPREITSFCMDKKSVLVVEEGFPEYIEQAINVALRQANQSTKVVGKEILPKSGEYTADVMQRGIEQFLAEAWSDPDHDARRELITHRIDKLTDQATALLGEALPPRPPSFCTGCPERPVFSAMKILEKELGPTHVAADIGCHTFAVLPPFNIGNTVVGYGLGLASSAGVAPSFGKKVVSIMGDGGFWHNGLSSGVASANFNEDDSVLVIMQNGYASATGWQFLPSSETSRFGRGRGMSIQRALKGLGIEWVKKVRTYDVASMVRTLRRAVTETKKGLKVIIADGECQLARQRRIKPEIERQLDAGKRVVTAKYGIDDELCTGDHSCIRMSGCPSLTIKPNPSPLRKDPVAHVNNGCLGCGLCGEVAHAAVLCPSFYKAETIRNPTKFDLWLNRWRVFVIGVLQGLVRV; encoded by the coding sequence ATGGAACGATCATTCAAAAAAGAAGTAGAGCAGCTTCGCTTAGGTGCTGGAGAGACTTTCTCTGGTGAAGGCATCCTAGCAGTTACCAAGGCTCTCCTTCAATCGGGAGTCAGTTATATTGGTGGGTATCAAGGTTCACCGATATCCCAGCTTCTGGACGTAATGGTTGATGCTAGTGATTTGTTGGATGAGCTCGGAGTGCATTTGGAAACCCCAACTGGGGAAGCTGCTGCCGCTGCAATGTTAGCGGCTTCAATTAATTATCCTATGCGAGGTGCGGTAACCTGGAAATCTGTTGTGGGTACCAATGTTGCCTCTGATGCGCTGTCCAACATTGCTTCAGCTGGGGTTGTGGGAGGGGCATTAATTGTTATAGGCGAGGATTATGGCGAAGGCGCTAGTATTATTCAGGAACGGAGCCATGCCTATGCGATGAAGTCGTCCATGTGTTTGCTGGATCCTCGCCCCGATCTGGACAGTATAGTGCGGTCTGTGGAAAGAGGGTTTGATTTATCTGAAGCTAGCAATATGCCCGTTATGTTGCAGCTCAGAATACGGGCGTGCCACGTTACAGGAAATTTTGTGGCAAGGAACAATCGGGAGCCCTTGGTATCTCGAAAACAGGTATTGCAGGAACCAAACTTTGATTTTGAGAAATTTTGTCTACCACCCTCCACTTACCTGCAAGAGAAGAAGAAGGTTGAGTCTCGGCTTCCTGCTGCAGAAAAATTCATAGTTGAGAACAAATTTAATGAAACTTTTGGCCCGGACTCCTGTGATATTGGGATCATTACCCTAGGAGGTCATTATAATGGTGTGGTGCGCTCATTAGAACGTCTCGGTTTGTCAGATATATATGGCAATACAAAGGTCCCTATTTATGTCATGAATGTGGCTTATCCTACAGTGCCCAGAGAAATAACTAGTTTTTGTATGGATAAAAAAAGTGTCTTGGTAGTTGAGGAAGGTTTTCCAGAGTATATTGAGCAGGCTATCAATGTTGCCCTCCGGCAAGCAAATCAAAGTACCAAGGTTGTGGGGAAAGAGATCTTGCCTAAGAGTGGTGAATATACTGCTGATGTTATGCAACGCGGGATAGAGCAATTTTTGGCAGAGGCATGGTCGGACCCAGATCATGATGCCAGACGAGAGTTGATTACGCATAGGATCGATAAGTTAACTGACCAAGCAACCGCTTTATTAGGCGAGGCGCTTCCACCAAGGCCACCAAGTTTCTGTACAGGTTGTCCCGAACGGCCAGTTTTCAGTGCAATGAAAATTTTGGAAAAAGAATTGGGGCCCACCCATGTCGCCGCAGATATTGGTTGTCATACCTTTGCTGTGTTGCCTCCTTTCAATATAGGAAATACCGTCGTTGGTTATGGGTTGGGATTGGCAAGCTCAGCGGGTGTTGCACCTAGTTTTGGTAAAAAAGTTGTCAGTATAATGGGAGATGGTGGCTTTTGGCATAATGGACTGTCCTCCGGCGTGGCCAGTGCGAACTTTAACGAAGACGACTCAGTTCTTGTTATTATGCAAAACGGGTATGCTTCGGCGACAGGATGGCAATTTTTGCCTTCAAGCGAAACTAGTAGGTTCGGTCGTGGTAGGGGCATGTCTATACAACGCGCGCTTAAGGGCTTAGGAATAGAGTGGGTGAAAAAGGTTCGGACCTATGACGTTGCTAGTATGGTCCGCACCTTGCGACGGGCGGTAACTGAAACGAAGAAAGGCTTAAAGGTTATCATTGCGGACGGGGAGTGCCAGTTAGCGCGGCAACGGCGGATCAAACCTGAAATCGAGAGACAACTGGATGCTGGCAAGCGCGTTGTCACTGCTAAATATGGAATTGACGATGAGCTTTGTACAGGAGACCATTCATGCATAAGGATGTCGGGTTGCCCGTCTCTCACGATTAAGCCTAATCCTAGCCCCCTTCGAAAGGATCCCGTGGCTCACGTGAATAATGGTTGTCTGGGCTGTGGATTATGCGGAGAGGTAGCGCATGCAGCTGTGTTATGTCCCTCCTTTTACAAAGCCGAAACCATTCGAAATCCAACCAAATTCGACCTTTGGTTGAATCGCTGGAGGGTATTCGTGATTGGAGTGCTCCAAGGCTTAGTGCGAGTTTAG
- a CDS encoding thiamine biosynthesis protein ApbE — MNNPQGHTSLAPAETRQAYRTISRRRAITLFGCAAGLPTLGLGTAFAGSKDISLYKWEGSALGAQAQLTLAHHNPEEAKNIISSVIQEIERLEQIFSLHRPESELTLLNSQGYISNPSADLTKLCKTSIGFGYDTDGAFDITVQPLWKVFTKHFQENSAASEGPPSQEILKALNYVDYRAVDVSSQKINFGRPGMEVTLNGIAQGYITDTVTELLQQSGITQVLVELGETRTLGEHPEGRPWRIGLADPKDRTKTTETVELENKAVATSSGFGTKFNRDGSFHHLFDPRTGLPRNHNISVSVVSDSAAVADAMSTALFIATPDNARPIVERVGGMTAVISATDGTKRRIVS; from the coding sequence ATGAACAACCCACAAGGCCATACTTCCCTAGCGCCTGCAGAGACCCGGCAAGCCTATAGAACTATCTCTCGGCGTCGAGCCATAACCCTATTTGGATGTGCAGCAGGCCTACCGACCCTGGGGTTAGGCACGGCTTTTGCTGGCTCTAAAGACATATCTCTGTACAAGTGGGAAGGTTCTGCGTTGGGCGCACAGGCACAACTGACCCTAGCTCATCACAACCCCGAAGAAGCCAAGAACATAATATCTTCCGTAATCCAGGAAATCGAACGCCTCGAACAAATTTTCAGCCTACATCGACCCGAGAGCGAACTAACACTCTTGAACAGCCAGGGGTATATTTCAAATCCATCTGCTGATCTCACAAAACTCTGTAAAACTTCCATTGGATTTGGATACGACACAGATGGCGCTTTTGATATTACGGTTCAACCTCTTTGGAAGGTCTTTACAAAGCACTTCCAAGAAAATTCTGCAGCTTCTGAAGGTCCCCCGAGCCAGGAAATACTTAAGGCTCTAAATTACGTTGACTATCGTGCCGTAGATGTTTCAAGCCAAAAGATAAATTTTGGTCGCCCGGGGATGGAAGTAACGTTAAATGGTATAGCACAAGGATACATTACCGACACCGTTACCGAATTACTGCAGCAGAGCGGGATCACTCAAGTATTGGTCGAACTAGGAGAGACAAGGACATTGGGAGAACACCCGGAAGGACGCCCCTGGAGAATTGGCCTAGCTGACCCCAAAGACCGCACTAAGACTACTGAAACCGTCGAATTGGAAAATAAAGCCGTCGCGACATCATCTGGCTTCGGAACAAAATTTAACCGTGATGGAAGCTTTCATCATCTATTTGATCCCCGCACAGGCCTGCCTAGGAATCACAATATCTCTGTTTCAGTGGTTTCTGATAGCGCAGCGGTAGCTGACGCCATGTCGACGGCGCTCTTTATAGCCACACCTGATAATGCTCGCCCAATAGTTGAACGGGTGGGAGGCATGACGGCTGTAATTAGCGCAACGGATGGCACTAAACGAAGAATAGTCAGTTAA
- a CDS encoding sulfurtransferase: MGIKKLLSIFLFFMAFASHVHPAENYSLVDVQWLKPLVCEPNVTILDVRRSAEDYKAGHIPCAVHTNYYKDGWRTRKDGVPHMMPTVPHLEALMGKLGITNDSHVVIYGSGTGEFDIAETTSIYLTLKYLGHDNVSILDGGLPVWMDEWSTDFDVGVTEISPSEYTAKPNSHLLISSEQVQNSIDGKTPLVDIRSNDMFLGINKAWMLKRPGTIPGALNLPMSWFTINSSLLFRDTKKLKKLFSAANVPLTGKTIFFCNAGLESSVGWFVAHELLNNTEAVLYDGSLAEWTKNHELPMTRHIQLD, from the coding sequence ATGGGAATTAAAAAACTGCTTTCGATATTTTTATTTTTTATGGCTTTTGCTAGCCACGTTCATCCTGCAGAAAATTATTCTCTTGTAGATGTTCAATGGCTGAAGCCATTAGTCTGTGAGCCCAACGTGACAATTCTCGATGTACGAAGGTCAGCAGAAGACTATAAAGCCGGCCACATCCCCTGTGCAGTTCACACCAATTATTACAAGGATGGATGGAGAACACGAAAAGACGGGGTGCCACACATGATGCCCACAGTACCGCATCTCGAGGCTCTCATGGGAAAATTGGGGATCACCAATGACAGTCACGTGGTCATTTATGGATCAGGAACGGGTGAATTTGATATCGCCGAGACTACTAGTATTTACCTAACTCTAAAATATCTAGGCCATGATAACGTTTCAATCCTCGATGGCGGTTTACCAGTTTGGATGGATGAATGGTCAACTGACTTTGATGTAGGGGTAACTGAAATCAGCCCCTCCGAATATACAGCCAAACCAAATTCCCATCTGCTGATATCCTCGGAGCAAGTCCAGAATTCCATAGATGGGAAAACTCCCCTTGTTGATATCCGTAGCAACGATATGTTTCTCGGAATTAATAAGGCATGGATGTTAAAAAGGCCAGGAACCATACCAGGTGCCTTAAACCTTCCCATGAGCTGGTTCACCATTAATTCCAGCCTATTGTTCCGCGACACCAAAAAATTAAAAAAATTGTTTTCTGCAGCCAATGTGCCGTTAACTGGCAAAACTATCTTCTTCTGCAATGCTGGCCTCGAAAGTTCCGTAGGTTGGTTTGTAGCACATGAGCTTCTCAATAACACAGAGGCAGTGTTGTATGATGGTTCACTCGCTGAATGGACTAAAAACCATGAACTTCCCATGACTAGGCATATTCAGCTTGACTGA